One Opitutia bacterium DNA segment encodes these proteins:
- a CDS encoding DUF2188 domain-containing protein: protein MDRYDLNHDGDSWKLQKQGGERASKVFEGLTKEEAVRATSDFMQDHPGSVRIHKMDGTYEEERTYPRSADPRQSPG, encoded by the coding sequence ATGGATCGCTACGATCTAAACCACGACGGTGACAGCTGGAAACTGCAGAAGCAGGGCGGTGAACGCGCCTCGAAGGTCTTCGAGGGCCTGACCAAGGAGGAGGCCGTGCGCGCCACCTCCGACTTCATGCAAGACCACCCTGGTTCGGTGCGCATCCACAAAATGGATGGCACCTACGAGGAGGAGCGCACCTATCCGCGCAGCGCCGATCCTCGGCAGAGCCCGGGCTGA